A DNA window from Centroberyx gerrardi isolate f3 chromosome 5, fCenGer3.hap1.cur.20231027, whole genome shotgun sequence contains the following coding sequences:
- the cttnbp2nla gene encoding CTTNBP2 N-terminal-like protein: MLEFSKTSEGHMKQSKLNMESLSKPELLMLFSILEGELEARDLVIDALKAQRKELYIQERYGRYNLSDPFLALQRDSEAVGGQSKEPGCSSSTSNPLVVLKLVVSHCRKMQEKMLAQLAAAESRHRRVIADLEEEKRRHAEDTAEGDDVTYILEKERERLQQQLEFERSQVRRLEKEQRRITDQLEEERAQHKQLSCALAKECKWASARALEEGHRLTELGRKLDKEKEASQALRKELEEESRRALRMEARVEEQLAEFDTEREQLRSRLKKEEAHCCQLQQQVEELRRKLEVANMMGEVRGEDMVSVEGGRKEEWATKVPLGKTTTETIKVEDIEEEGNHAPAQPKVNGHHCLMETNGHNGPTGALSEMMCLENGNENGNSAAPVPHHTQTSLSPCSSPVLAKRPPGSPVPGGYQSSYQAGINQRFHAARHKFQGTLDPEPQPQAAQPPPAPAPPLSPKDLSPASSPSPEASPVKQMARSTVTQVLSRFTTVQQNATPKLSAPNNSPFGTDYRNLAAPLSPVIGRAAGALPQGVRSPTIPRADRGNPPPIPPKKPGLAQAPPSPALSPRSASHFPDSPLSGSCGLTSSQEGVKELDMVVSSN; the protein is encoded by the exons CAGTCCAAGCTGAACATGGAGAGTTTGAGCAAGCCAGAGTTGCTGATGCTTTTCAGCATCCTGGAGGGAGAGCTGGAGGCCCGGGACCTGGTCATTGACGCCCTCAAG GCCCAGCGTAAAGAGCTGTACATCCAGGAGCGCTATGGCAGGTACAACCTCAGCGACCCTTTCCTGGCCTTGCAGAGAGACAGCGAGGCTGTGGGGGGCCAGAGCAAGGAGCCTGGctgctcttcctccacctccaaccCTCTGGTGGTGCTCAAGCTGGTGGTGAGCCACTGCAGGAAGATGCAAGAGAAGATGTTGGCCCAGCTGGCTGCAGCTGAGAGCCGGCACAGGAGG GTCATTGCAgatctggaggaggagaagaggaggcatGCGGAGGACACAGCGGAGGGAGATGATGTCACTTACAtcctggagaaggagagggagcgctTACAACAACAG CTGGAATTTGAGCGAAGCCAGGTCCGGCGGCTGGAAAAAGAACAACGGCGAATAACGGACCAGCTAGAAGAAGAACGGGCCCAGCACAAACAGCTCTCCTGCGCTTTGGCCAAAGAGTGTAAGTGGGCCAGTGCCAGGGCTCTGGAGGAGGGACACCGGCTGACTGAGCTGGGCCGTAAGCTGGACAAG GAGAAGGAGGCCTCCCAGGCCCTGAgaaaggagctggaggaggagagcaggagggccCTGCGGATGGAGGCCAgggtggaggagcagctggCCGAGTTTGACACTGAGCGAGAGCAGCTCCGCTCACGCCTGAAGAAGGAGGAAGCTCACTGTTGTCAGCTACAACAACAG GTggaagagctgaggaggaagCTGGAGGTGGCGAATATGATGGGTGAAGTAAGGGGGGAGGATATGGTGTCagtggaaggaggaagaaaggaggagtggGCCACAAAAGTTCCTCTGGGAAAGACTACAACAGAGACTATTAAGGTTGAGGACATTGAGGAGGAGGGAAACCACGCACCTGCCCAGCCGAAAGTCAACGGTCACCATTGCTTAATGGAGACCAATGGGCACAACGGTCCAACCGGTGCCCTGTCAGAGATGATGTGTCTGgagaatggaaatgaaaatggcaACTCTGCAGCCCCTGTCCCTCATCACACCCAGACCTCGCTctccccctgctcctctcctgtcctcgcCAAGCGCCCGCCAGGCAGCCCCGTTCCCGGAGGCTACCAGTCCTCCTACCAGGCCGGCATCAACCAGCGCTTCCACGCTGCGCGACATAAGTTCCAGGGCACCTTGGATCCAGAGCCTCAGCCCCAGGCCGcccagcctcctcctgctcctgctcctcccctctctccgaAGGACCTCTCCCCTGCATCCAGCCCCTCTCCGGAGGCCAGCCCCGTCAAGCAGATGGCCCGTAGCACCGTCACCCAAGTCCTGTCTCGCTTCACCACCGTCCAGCAGAACGCCACACCGAAGCTCTCCGCGCCAAACAACTCACCCTTTGGTACAGACTACCGCAACCTGGCAGCCCCCTTGTCTCCGGTCATCGGAAGGGCCGCTGGAGCTCTCCCCCAGGGGGTTAGATCACCCACCATCCCGAGGGCAGACAGGGGCAACCCTCCACCCATCCCCCCTAAGAAGCCCGGTCTGGCCCAGGCCCCTCCCTCCCCGGCCCTGTCGCCCAGGTCTGCCAGCCATTTCCCCGACAGCCCCCTCTCAGGCAGCTGCGGCCTCACCTCCAGCCAGGAGGGAGTCAAAGAACTGGACATGGTGGTTTCTTctaattaa